One segment of Fusarium falciforme chromosome 13, complete sequence DNA contains the following:
- a CDS encoding Fungal Zn binuclear cluster domain containing protein has translation MGTTNKSYMTVHPFLSQQTSTIDSDNARTVSLPAHGLNPIFGDSFSVTTKSPSRSLDPESQQQQQCRLGGRKGRKGRKKLDYRRTSVACDPCRRRKIRSATYVACEEVIPAILRTKRVTNPIVTRNFEWKTGGTTKSALHPPGNITGTKHGPYWERGTVQRPGSEMAALKTIWGSHPSGSPISAQIPPFAPIPPNWTSGSSGPGSHDDVAWGNYASLLRSMSFGSVSPNSMSWEVELQAMPTWTHSVAQPGPRDEVPGWGPPYRNTIVVSSTDGGAEGGVVEPRESVYT, from the exons ATGGGCACAACGAACAAAAGTTACATGACCGTCCATCCTTTTCTTTCACAGCAAACATCTACCATTGACTCGGACAATGCTCGAACAGTTTCGTTGCCAGCCCATGGACTCAACCCGATCTTTGGGGATTCCTTTTCAGTAACAACTAAGTCTCCTTCACGCTCTTTAGATCCAGAatcgcagcaacagcaacagtgCAGGTTAGGGGGGAGGAAGGGGAGGAAGGGGAGGAAAAAGCTTGACTATCGTCGAACTTCTGTCGCTTGCG acccttgtcgtcgtcgcaaGATCAGAT CCGCCACATACGTCGCATGCGAAGAAGTCATCCCAGCCATCCTCCGGACCAAAAGGGTCACCAACCCCATCGTCACCCGCAACTTCGAGTGGAAAACCGGTGGAACCACCAAGTCAGCCCTTCACCCCCCTGGCAACATTACAGGCACCAAGCATGGTCCCTACTG GGAAAGAG GAACCGTCCAACGTCCTGGCTCCGAAATGGCCGCGCTCAAAACCATATGGGGATCGCATCCATCAGGGTCTCCGATCAGTGCGCAGATTCCCCCATTTGCTCCTATACCCCCAAATTGGACATCTGGAAGTTCAGGGCCGGGCTCTCACGACGATGTGGCTTGGGGAAATTATGCGTCATTGTTGCGATCCATGTCTTTCGGCAGCGTGTCGCCGAATTCCATGTCCTGGGAAGTCGAGCTGCAGGCGATGCCTACTTGGACTCACTCTGTAGCCCAGCCAGGTCCTCGTGACGAGGTCCCAGGCTGGGGACCTCCCTATCGTAACACAATAGTAGTCTCATCGACAGACGGTGGAGCTGAGGGAGGAGTTGTTGAGCCAAGAGAATCCGTTTACACTTAG